One Candidatus Sulfurimonas baltica DNA segment encodes these proteins:
- the hrpB gene encoding ATP-dependent helicase HrpB: protein MANMKNLPINEVLEDIKSTLSANSTLILQAPPGAGKSTLVPISLLGESWLGEKMIIMLEPRRVAARMVATQMAKLLGEDVGESVGYQVKMDSCYSEKTKILVVTEAILVRMLQADQTLEKVALVIFDEFHERSINSDLSLALSLQVQELLRDDLKILIMSATLNSQEISKLLESAPVITSQGRTYEVEVNYLNINTKQPDSRSANALVLSTILNSVKDDEGDILVFLPGVKEIKNLQNSLHVALKNKDISVFPLYSALGKKEQDRALQNSTCRKIILSTNIAQTSLTIEGVRVVIDTGFEKLSRYNHSNAMDHLEMSFISKESAIQRSGRAGRVSNGKCYRLWHEGKVLLESTKPEILRSDLSSLLLDLALWGVDDFNELKWLDIPSEKLIKESRGVLQELQMLDDSYKITPFGREALSLGVHPRFSYMILKANDMGFAYEASLLAALLIEKDILKNSRIDSNILSRFVHLYEKDFDENYIHVGRAREVLKQADFFYSKLKKIKKVGNKNTSLNKDILVVLLLMAYPDRLAKQRARGENRYKLSNGKGAILHVEDSLYNEEFLVVPNLNANESDSFINLSMGVSLWQIEEYFADFIKQSESINYNKENKKFDIRDNSYFLQLQLHSSVSKQSSKHNYKKLILELIKKEGLGLLTWSKKATSLMARVNFVNRHLELMFEDLSDETLMSSLDSWLEPYLDGVTTVKELESLDMYAILLALISWDNQQRLEALAPLHVKVPSGSNIYIDYSDPDKPSVSVKIQEVFGLLEMPKVLKSTMPLQIHLLSPAMRPIQITYDLKSFWQNSYVEVAKELRGKYKRHYWPENPYEAVATNKTKKNM, encoded by the coding sequence ATGGCGAATATGAAAAACCTCCCGATAAACGAAGTCTTAGAAGATATAAAAAGCACACTAAGCGCTAACTCGACACTTATACTGCAAGCTCCTCCAGGAGCAGGAAAAAGTACACTTGTTCCAATTTCTTTGCTTGGAGAGTCTTGGCTTGGCGAGAAGATGATAATTATGCTTGAGCCAAGAAGAGTTGCGGCTAGAATGGTTGCTACTCAAATGGCTAAACTTTTAGGTGAAGATGTCGGAGAGAGTGTTGGGTATCAGGTTAAAATGGATAGTTGTTATAGTGAAAAAACAAAAATCCTTGTAGTAACTGAAGCTATATTGGTTCGCATGCTTCAAGCAGACCAAACACTTGAAAAAGTAGCTTTGGTTATCTTTGATGAGTTTCATGAGAGAAGCATTAACAGCGACCTCTCTTTGGCTTTGTCTCTGCAAGTTCAAGAGCTACTGCGAGATGATTTAAAAATTTTAATAATGTCAGCAACGCTTAACTCACAAGAGATTTCAAAACTGCTTGAGAGTGCTCCTGTTATCACTTCACAAGGTAGAACCTATGAGGTGGAAGTCAATTATTTAAATATAAATACAAAGCAGCCAGACAGCAGGTCAGCAAATGCTCTAGTATTAAGTACAATTCTTAACTCTGTAAAAGATGACGAGGGGGATATTTTAGTTTTTTTACCTGGAGTCAAAGAGATAAAAAACTTGCAAAACTCACTACATGTAGCTTTAAAAAACAAAGATATTTCAGTTTTTCCTCTATACTCAGCACTGGGTAAAAAAGAGCAGGATAGAGCCTTGCAAAACTCTACATGTAGAAAAATTATTCTCTCAACAAACATAGCCCAGACATCTTTGACCATTGAGGGTGTAAGGGTTGTCATTGATACCGGTTTTGAAAAACTATCAAGATATAACCACTCAAACGCTATGGACCATCTGGAGATGTCCTTTATATCTAAAGAGTCAGCCATACAAAGGTCAGGAAGGGCTGGACGTGTCTCAAACGGAAAGTGCTACAGACTTTGGCATGAGGGGAAAGTTTTACTTGAATCAACAAAGCCTGAAATACTAAGGTCAGATTTAAGTTCACTGCTTTTAGACCTTGCTTTGTGGGGAGTTGATGATTTTAATGAACTTAAGTGGCTTGATATTCCAAGTGAGAAGCTTATAAAAGAGAGCAGGGGTGTATTGCAAGAGTTGCAAATGTTAGATGACTCTTATAAAATCACTCCCTTTGGAAGAGAGGCTTTGAGTCTTGGAGTGCATCCCCGCTTCTCTTATATGATATTAAAAGCAAATGATATGGGGTTTGCTTATGAGGCATCTCTTTTGGCAGCACTTTTGATTGAAAAAGATATTTTAAAAAATTCACGTATAGACAGCAATATACTCTCAAGATTTGTCCATCTTTACGAAAAAGATTTTGATGAAAACTATATACATGTAGGTAGAGCGAGAGAGGTATTGAAACAGGCAGATTTCTTTTACTCCAAACTAAAAAAGATTAAAAAAGTGGGTAACAAAAACACTTCTTTAAATAAAGATATATTAGTGGTATTGCTTCTTATGGCTTACCCAGACAGACTTGCAAAGCAAAGAGCTAGAGGTGAGAACAGATATAAACTCAGTAACGGCAAAGGGGCAATCCTACATGTAGAAGATTCTCTGTATAACGAGGAGTTCTTAGTTGTACCAAATTTAAATGCAAACGAAAGCGACTCTTTTATAAATTTGTCTATGGGAGTATCATTATGGCAGATTGAGGAGTATTTTGCAGATTTTATAAAACAGAGTGAGTCCATAAACTACAATAAAGAAAACAAAAAATTTGACATAAGAGATAACAGTTATTTTTTACAGTTGCAGCTTCACTCATCTGTAAGTAAACAAAGCTCAAAGCACAACTACAAAAAACTGATTTTAGAGTTAATTAAAAAAGAGGGCTTGGGACTTCTAACATGGAGTAAAAAAGCAACTAGCTTAATGGCAAGGGTAAACTTTGTAAACAGACATCTGGAATTGATGTTTGAAGATTTAAGCGATGAGACTCTAATGAGTAGTTTAGACAGTTGGCTGGAGCCGTATCTTGATGGTGTCACTACGGTTAAAGAGCTTGAGAGCTTGGACATGTATGCAATTCTCTTGGCTTTAATATCATGGGATAATCAACAGCGTTTAGAAGCTCTCGCACCTTTACATGTAAAAGTTCCAAGCGGTTCAAATATTTATATAGACTACTCAGACCCGGATAAGCCATCTGTAAGTGTGAAGATTCAAGAAGTTTTCGGACTGCTTGAGATGCCAAAGGTACTAAAAAGCACTATGCCTTTGCAGATTCATCTTTTGTCGCCGGCTATGCGACCTATTCAAATAACATACGATTTAAAAAGCTTTTGGCAAAACTCGTACGTTGAGGTGGCAAAAGAGCTTAGAGGTAAGTATAAAAGACATTACTGGCCTGAGAACCCGTATGAAGCAGTTGCGACTAATAAAACAAAAAAAAATATGTAG
- a CDS encoding radical SAM protein, whose translation MINYSHPLFRPPAEADNVIIQATYGCSYNNCSFCSMYKTKSYKVRDMEDVFKDIDKLATHYPAASKIFLADGDALSLDTSYLVKLLQYLQKSFVKLRRVSLYASAQNLLEKSQEELELLVFNKLNLIYYGVESGSDTVLKKITKGVNSSQIIESLNRASASGMKISATVILGIGGEKYTTEHIQDTAKIVNATTLNYLSTLQLGLEDDAKDNFYKHFNDFTMLDDYQILDEQKRFLQLLDPCNKVIFRSNHASNALHLSGTIPKDRERLIEELNTALEIGKDALVPEIFRSF comes from the coding sequence ATGATAAACTACTCACACCCACTATTTAGACCGCCTGCAGAAGCTGATAACGTAATTATTCAAGCAACATACGGTTGTAGTTACAATAACTGCAGCTTTTGTTCCATGTATAAAACAAAGAGCTATAAAGTAAGAGATATGGAAGATGTTTTTAAAGATATAGATAAATTGGCTACACATTATCCAGCGGCAAGTAAAATTTTTCTAGCCGATGGTGATGCGCTCTCTTTGGATACAAGCTATCTGGTTAAATTACTTCAATACCTCCAGAAATCATTTGTTAAACTAAGGAGGGTGTCGCTGTATGCATCTGCACAAAATCTTCTTGAAAAATCACAAGAGGAGCTAGAACTTCTTGTGTTTAACAAACTAAACTTAATCTACTATGGAGTTGAGTCAGGAAGCGATACAGTACTAAAAAAGATTACTAAAGGTGTTAACTCAAGCCAAATCATAGAGTCTCTAAATAGAGCCTCTGCTTCTGGTATGAAAATATCAGCAACAGTTATTTTAGGTATAGGAGGAGAGAAGTATACAACTGAGCATATCCAAGATACTGCTAAGATTGTAAATGCTACAACTCTCAACTATCTATCAACTCTGCAGTTAGGTTTAGAAGATGATGCTAAAGATAATTTTTATAAACACTTTAATGATTTTACTATGCTTGACGATTATCAGATATTGGATGAGCAGAAGAGATTTTTACAACTACTAGACCCTTGCAATAAAGTAATATTTCGCTCCAACCACGCCTCTAATGCTCTGCATCTCTCAGGAACAATCCCAAAGGATAGAGAGAGGCTAATAGAGGAGTTAAACACAGCATTGGAAATAGGCAAAGATGCTTTAGTTCCTGAGATATTTAGAAGTTTTTAA